The stretch of DNA GGAGCCGGCCGTGGCGCGGTGCTGCTCTCCTGCGCGGCGATCTCCGCCCTGGTGGCCAACGCGGTCCTCGCCCGGTTCCCGCGCTCGATCGCCCCCGACACCGTCATCTGGGCCGGTGCGCTCGTCCAGGCCGCCGCGTTGGCCCTGTGCGTGTCGGGACGACCGGCCGTGCTCGTCGTGGCCGTCCTCATCCTCGGAGCAGGTGAAGGACCCCAGCTGGCCGCCTTGTTCGCGGTCCGCCACCGGGAGGCCCCAGAACACCTGCGCGGCCAGATCTTCACCACCGGCGCCAGCCTGAAGATCACCGGATTCGCCCTGGGAGCGGCGGTCGCCGGACCGGCCGCGAACTGGTCCCTCCCAGGTGCTTCGGCGCTCGCGGCGACCGTGGCGGCCCTCGCGGCGCTGGTCTTCTTCGCCGTCCCGTCGACGAAGGTCGCCCCGTCCGCGGGCCGGGCCGGGCCCCACTCCTGAGCGAACTCGGCCGACGCTCGTCAGTCCGACTCCGCTCCACCCTCTCTCTGCTCCGGAGCCGTCTTCTTCCGGTCGCCCCGCTCCGGCCCCGTGTGCTCCTCCTGACCGGCCGCGGCCGCCGGGAACATGCGCCCGGACTTGTCCTCCTGGGCGAGGCGGCGCATGGCGAGCAGGGCGGGCTCCAGGAGGACGGACACCACCACGGCGCGCTCGGCCCGCTCCAGCGGGCCGGACATGCCGTTGAGCTGTTCCAGGTCCAACGTCGACATTTTGTCGACGAGTTCGGCGTAGGGCAGCAGCGTCCGCCAGTCGATGCCCGCGCCGAGGTCGGCGAGGGCGTCCAGGATGCCGCCCAACTCCCCGATCGCGGACGTTTCCTCGTTCACGTCCCACCCCATCTCCGCCACCAGTCGGAGCGCGTCGGCGGCGCCGGGAGGTGTGGCCTCCTGCGACTGCTTCTCCTTGGCCTTGAGGTCGGCGGGGCGGGCGTTGATCACGATGCCCAGGATCTGATGCAGGTCGCCCTCGTGCGTGACCGCGGAGAGGATCTCCTTCGTCGCGCCGACCGACAGCTGCCGCACGCTGATGAGGGTGCGGATCAGCCGGAGCCGGCGCAGGTGGTCCTCGTCGTAGACGGCCTGGTTGGCTGCCGTCGCGTGCCCCGGGGGCAGCAGCCCGTCCCGCAGGTAGTACTTGATCGTGGGGATGGGCACCCCACTGCGTCGGCTGAGTTCCGAGATCTTCATCGAGCCACTCACTTACAAATAACGGATAACGGATCGCGCTACTATCTATTATCCTTGCCGAAGGTCTTCTTCTGGAAGGTGGGCGCCGTTGTGCCTGCTCTCGGGTGGTTCACTCCTCGTCCTGTTCCCCCGCACTCCCGCGTCATCGTCATGGCATCCCGCTTCGAGCCGAAGTTGCTGTCGGACGTGCCGCGGTTGTCTCCCTGGTTCTTCGCGCTCGCCGCCTGGGAAGACCGTAACGGCCTGTACACCTGGGCCGAGCGCCGGCTGGCCGAGAAGGCGCGCCTGGACGCCGAGGGTCGCGCGGCCTGACCGTACCCGGGTCGCCGCGCGCCGAGGTGCGCCGTCGTTGCCCGCGCGCCGCCCCGCTTTCGTCATCTGTTCTCGTCATCTGTTCTCGTCGTCCCGCACCATGGAGGATTTGTCATGAGCACGCTCAATATTCCGGTGGG from Streptomyces sp. 6-11-2 encodes:
- a CDS encoding MerR family transcriptional regulator, giving the protein MKISELSRRSGVPIPTIKYYLRDGLLPPGHATAANQAVYDEDHLRRLRLIRTLISVRQLSVGATKEILSAVTHEGDLHQILGIVINARPADLKAKEKQSQEATPPGAADALRLVAEMGWDVNEETSAIGELGGILDALADLGAGIDWRTLLPYAELVDKMSTLDLEQLNGMSGPLERAERAVVVSVLLEPALLAMRRLAQEDKSGRMFPAAAAGQEEHTGPERGDRKKTAPEQREGGAESD